In Nocardioides sp. zg-1228, a single window of DNA contains:
- the fmt gene encoding methionyl-tRNA formyltransferase, whose amino-acid sequence MRVVFAGTPEVALPALDAIADSRHELVGVVTRPDAPSGRGRRLVASPVAQRAEELGVPVLKPEHPRDPEFQEALAALRPDACPVVAYGALLPQSALDLVPHGWINLHFSVLPSWRGAAPVQHSLWAGDEVTGATTFRIVKALDAGPVFGVMTERIRPTDTAGDLLARLAEGGAGLLVQTLDGIEDGTLEAREQPEDGVSFAPKILVEDARVDWTHPAVAIDRQVRACDPAPGAWSTYEGERIKLGPVRPVDRDALAPGVLEVTKNAVFVGTATTPVELGQVKAFGKKQMSAADWARGVRLQSGATLGEADVPS is encoded by the coding sequence ATGCGCGTCGTCTTCGCCGGCACTCCCGAGGTCGCCCTGCCCGCGCTCGACGCGATCGCCGACAGCCGCCACGAGCTCGTCGGCGTCGTCACCCGCCCCGACGCCCCCAGCGGCCGCGGTCGCAGGCTGGTCGCCAGCCCGGTCGCCCAGCGTGCCGAGGAGCTCGGCGTCCCCGTGCTCAAGCCCGAGCACCCGCGCGACCCCGAGTTCCAGGAGGCGCTCGCCGCGCTGCGCCCCGACGCGTGCCCCGTGGTGGCCTACGGTGCCCTGCTGCCGCAGTCGGCGCTCGACCTGGTGCCGCACGGGTGGATCAACCTCCACTTCTCCGTGCTCCCGTCCTGGCGCGGCGCCGCGCCGGTGCAGCACTCGCTCTGGGCCGGTGACGAGGTCACCGGCGCCACGACGTTCCGCATCGTCAAGGCGCTCGACGCCGGACCCGTCTTCGGGGTGATGACCGAGCGGATCCGCCCGACCGACACGGCGGGCGACCTCCTCGCCCGGCTCGCGGAGGGCGGCGCCGGACTGCTGGTGCAGACCCTCGACGGGATCGAGGACGGCACCCTCGAGGCGCGTGAGCAGCCCGAGGACGGCGTCTCGTTCGCGCCCAAGATCCTGGTCGAGGACGCCCGGGTCGACTGGACCCACCCCGCCGTCGCCATCGACCGCCAGGTGCGCGCGTGCGACCCCGCGCCGGGCGCGTGGAGCACGTACGAGGGCGAGCGCATCAAGCTCGGCCCCGTCCGCCCGGTCGATCGGGACGCACTGGCTCCCGGCGTCCTCGAGGTCACCAAGAACGCCGTCTTCGTCGGCACCGCCACCACGCCGGTCGAGCTGGGCCAGGTCAAGGCCTTCGGCAAGAAGCAGATGTCCGCGGCCGACTGGGCCCGGGGCGTACGCCTGCAGTCCGGGGCGACGCTTGGCGAGGCGGACGTGCCGTCGTGA
- the rpe gene encoding ribulose-phosphate 3-epimerase, with the protein MGIQITPSILNADLSRLADEVARIPSADWVHVDVMDNHFVPNLTLGLPVVEALGRHASQPLDAHLMIEDADRWAPAYAEAGCASVTFHVEATRAPVRLAREIRAQGARAAMALNPATPIEPYEALLPELDMVLVMTVEPGFGGQKFLDLCLPKIRTARALMRKHGVETWLQVDGGVSLETIERCAEAGADVFVAGSAVYSADDPDAMVRELRAAAEAAAT; encoded by the coding sequence GTGGGCATCCAGATCACGCCGAGCATCCTCAACGCCGACCTGTCGCGCCTCGCCGACGAGGTCGCCCGGATCCCCAGCGCCGACTGGGTCCACGTCGACGTGATGGACAATCACTTCGTCCCCAACCTCACGCTCGGCCTGCCGGTCGTCGAGGCGCTCGGCCGACACGCGAGCCAGCCCCTCGACGCGCACCTGATGATCGAGGACGCCGACCGGTGGGCGCCGGCGTACGCCGAGGCGGGCTGCGCGTCGGTCACCTTCCACGTCGAGGCGACGCGGGCGCCGGTGCGGCTCGCCCGCGAGATCCGGGCGCAGGGCGCCCGCGCGGCGATGGCGCTCAATCCGGCGACGCCGATCGAGCCCTACGAGGCGCTGCTGCCCGAGCTCGACATGGTGCTCGTGATGACCGTGGAGCCCGGCTTCGGCGGGCAGAAGTTCCTCGACCTGTGCCTGCCCAAGATCCGCACCGCCCGCGCGCTCATGCGCAAGCACGGCGTGGAGACCTGGCTCCAGGTGGACGGCGGGGTGTCGCTGGAGACCATCGAGCGCTGCGCCGAGGCCGGGGCCGACGTCTTCGTCGCGGGCTCGGCCGTCTACTCCGCCGACGACCCCGACGCCATGGTGCGCGAGCTCCGCGCGGCCGCGGAGGCCGCCGCGACCTGA
- a CDS encoding undecaprenyl-diphosphate phosphatase — translation MTDLLKAVVLGVIQGLTEFLPISSSAHLRIYPELFGWGDPGAAFTAVIQIGTELAVLIYFRKDIWRIGNAWVRSLFKAEYRGSLDARMGWFIIVGSLPIVVLGVLLKDVIERDFRNLWIIGCTLIVMGVVLGVADRVGRTDRPLRKLTLKDALLMGGAQALALIPGVSRSGATISMGRLLGFEREAATRFAFLLAIPAVVGAGLFELKEIPHGHNDFGWGPTLTATVVSFVVGYAAIAWLLRYVSTRSYTPFVVYRILLGAGTLILLGAGVLAA, via the coding sequence GTGACCGATCTCCTCAAGGCCGTGGTCCTCGGCGTGATCCAGGGACTGACCGAGTTCCTCCCGATCTCGAGCAGCGCCCACCTGCGCATCTACCCCGAGCTCTTCGGTTGGGGCGACCCGGGAGCCGCCTTCACCGCCGTCATCCAGATCGGCACCGAGCTGGCCGTGCTCATCTACTTCCGCAAGGACATCTGGCGGATCGGCAACGCCTGGGTGCGCTCGCTGTTCAAGGCCGAGTACCGCGGCAGCTTGGACGCGCGGATGGGCTGGTTCATCATCGTCGGCTCCCTGCCGATCGTGGTCCTCGGCGTGCTGCTCAAGGACGTCATCGAGCGCGACTTCCGCAACCTGTGGATCATCGGCTGCACGCTGATCGTGATGGGTGTCGTGCTGGGCGTCGCCGACCGCGTCGGACGCACCGACCGGCCGCTGCGCAAGCTGACGCTCAAGGACGCGCTGCTGATGGGGGGCGCCCAGGCGCTCGCCCTGATCCCCGGGGTCTCCCGCTCCGGCGCCACCATCTCGATGGGCCGCCTCCTCGGCTTCGAGCGCGAGGCCGCGACCCGGTTCGCCTTCCTGCTCGCCATCCCCGCCGTCGTCGGCGCCGGGCTGTTCGAGCTGAAGGAGATCCCCCACGGGCACAACGACTTCGGCTGGGGACCGACCCTCACCGCGACGGTCGTCTCCTTCGTCGTCGGCTACGCCGCCATCGCCTGGCTGCTGCGCTACGTCAGCACCCGCTCCTACACGCCGTTCGTGGTCTACCGCATCCTGCTGGGCGCCGGCACGCTGATCCTGCTCGGCGCCGGGGTGCTGGCCGCCTGA
- a CDS encoding DUF3090 domain-containing protein: MPVVHRFDPPERFVAGTVGEPGQRTFFLQARDGARLVSVSLEKQQVQALAERIDELLDELMRAVGGDVLIPAIAPRDMTDTQPLEQPIEEEFRAGTMTLSWDGAAERVVIEVFPFTEAAVVSPEQLQEGLEELLEPDPEEIFLVRLTAAAARSFVERALSVIGAGRPDCPFCGEPVDPDGHLCVRANGFRRRDP; encoded by the coding sequence ATGCCCGTCGTGCACCGCTTCGACCCGCCCGAGCGCTTCGTCGCCGGCACCGTTGGCGAGCCCGGCCAGCGGACGTTCTTCCTCCAGGCGCGTGACGGCGCGCGGCTGGTGAGCGTCTCGCTGGAGAAGCAGCAGGTGCAGGCGCTCGCCGAGCGCATCGACGAGCTGCTCGACGAGCTGATGCGGGCCGTCGGGGGAGACGTGCTCATCCCGGCGATCGCCCCGCGGGACATGACCGACACCCAGCCCCTCGAGCAGCCGATCGAGGAGGAGTTCCGCGCCGGCACGATGACGCTGTCGTGGGACGGCGCCGCCGAGCGCGTGGTGATCGAGGTGTTCCCGTTCACCGAGGCCGCGGTGGTCTCGCCCGAGCAGCTCCAGGAGGGCCTCGAGGAGCTGCTCGAGCCCGATCCGGAGGAGATCTTCCTGGTCCGCCTCACCGCCGCCGCCGCCCGTTCGTTCGTGGAGAGGGCGCTGTCGGTGATCGGCGCCGGTCGCCCCGACTGCCCGTTCTGCGGGGAGCCCGTCGACCCGGACGGGCACCTGTGCGTGCGTGCCAACGGCTTCCGGCGCCGTGATCCCTGA
- a CDS encoding DUF5703 family protein, translating into MARIQRRPPGRGVEWEFETLVLPKDFSRNVVTRVLVERAEHGGWELDRLRIGNDGKRRVVLRRKIIRQRLTLFAG; encoded by the coding sequence ATGGCGAGGATCCAGCGCCGCCCGCCCGGGCGTGGCGTGGAGTGGGAGTTCGAGACGCTCGTGCTCCCCAAGGACTTCTCCCGCAACGTGGTGACCCGGGTGCTCGTGGAGCGGGCCGAGCACGGCGGCTGGGAGCTCGACCGGCTCCGCATCGGCAACGACGGCAAGCGGCGCGTGGTGCTGCGCCGCAAGATCATCCGCCAGCGGCTCACCCTCTTCGCCGGCTGA
- the ligD gene encoding non-homologous end-joining DNA ligase — protein sequence MPSPFTEIEVDDRVVKVTNPDRVYFPPTSAAPQGATKLDLVEYYLAVGDGIVNALLERPCMLHRFPKGLAGDKVHQKRLPAGAPDWVETVQLFFPRWKRTADELCVTELGSVIWAVQMSTVEFHPWNSRRSDTEKPDEWRIDLDPGPECPWEVVQRVAHVAHEVLDELGAVGFPKTSGGSGMHVYVRISPDHGFQDVRRGALAFAREVERRAGGEVTTAWWRKDRDPSQLFVDYNQNARDHTIAAAYSVRGVPEARVSAPVRWDEVDDCVPDDFTLFTMPARFAEIGDLHADIDDHPFDIAPLLAWADRDEAAGAEAPPEPEDA from the coding sequence GTGCCGTCGCCGTTCACCGAGATCGAGGTCGACGACCGCGTCGTCAAGGTCACCAACCCCGACCGCGTCTACTTCCCGCCCACCTCGGCCGCGCCCCAGGGGGCGACCAAGCTCGACCTCGTCGAGTACTACCTCGCCGTGGGCGACGGTATCGTCAACGCACTCCTCGAGCGCCCGTGCATGCTGCACCGCTTCCCCAAGGGCCTGGCCGGCGACAAGGTGCACCAGAAGCGGCTGCCGGCCGGCGCCCCGGACTGGGTCGAGACGGTGCAGCTGTTCTTCCCGCGCTGGAAGCGCACGGCCGACGAGCTGTGCGTGACCGAGCTGGGCAGCGTGATCTGGGCGGTGCAGATGTCGACCGTCGAGTTCCATCCGTGGAACAGCCGGCGCTCCGACACCGAGAAGCCCGACGAGTGGCGCATCGACCTCGACCCCGGCCCGGAGTGCCCCTGGGAGGTGGTGCAACGGGTCGCCCACGTGGCCCACGAGGTGCTCGACGAGCTCGGCGCCGTCGGCTTCCCCAAGACCAGTGGCGGGTCCGGGATGCACGTGTACGTGCGGATTTCACCCGACCACGGCTTCCAGGACGTACGGCGTGGCGCGCTGGCGTTCGCGCGGGAGGTCGAGCGGCGCGCCGGGGGAGAGGTCACCACCGCGTGGTGGCGCAAGGATCGCGACCCCTCGCAGCTCTTCGTCGACTACAACCAGAACGCCCGCGACCACACGATCGCCGCCGCCTACTCGGTGCGTGGCGTGCCGGAGGCGCGCGTCTCCGCGCCGGTCCGGTGGGACGAGGTCGACGACTGCGTGCCCGACGACTTCACCCTCTTCACGATGCCCGCGCGGTTCGCCGAGATCGGTGACCTCCACGCCGACATCGACGACCACCCCTTCGACATCGCGCCCCTGCTGGCGTGGGCCGACCGCGACGAGGCCGCGGGCGCGGAGGCGCCTCCCGAGCCCGAGGACGCGTAG
- a CDS encoding aldo/keto reductase, with translation MQQRSLGATGLKVSRLGLGTMTWGRDTDEHEARDQLVAFAEAGGTLLDTAAGYGDGASEELIGTLVGDVVARADLVLATKAGISRRTGERVTDTSRGHLLTALDASLKRLRVDHVDLWQVHVWTDETPLEETLSALDLAVSSGRASYVGVSNYTGWQTAQAATWQRAVPGRTPLASTQVEYSLLNRHVEHEVVPAARALGLGVLPWSPLGRGVLTGKYRTGTPSDSRAATEHFGRFVGAYLDERARGIVEAVARAADGLGWSPLEVALVWVRDRPGVTAPIVGARTAAQLDGALGTEELTLPPEIVEALDDVSTD, from the coding sequence ATGCAGCAGCGTTCCCTCGGCGCGACCGGGCTCAAGGTCTCCCGGCTCGGCCTCGGCACCATGACCTGGGGCCGTGACACCGACGAGCACGAGGCACGCGACCAGCTCGTCGCGTTCGCCGAGGCCGGCGGCACCCTGCTCGACACGGCCGCCGGCTACGGCGACGGTGCGAGCGAGGAGCTCATCGGCACGCTCGTCGGCGACGTCGTCGCCCGTGCGGACCTGGTGCTCGCCACCAAGGCCGGCATCTCGCGCCGCACCGGCGAGCGGGTGACCGACACCTCGCGCGGCCACCTGCTGACCGCACTGGACGCCTCGCTCAAGCGGCTGCGCGTCGACCACGTCGACCTGTGGCAGGTCCACGTGTGGACCGACGAGACCCCGCTCGAGGAGACCCTCAGCGCCCTCGACCTCGCCGTCAGCTCCGGCCGGGCGTCCTACGTCGGGGTCTCCAACTACACCGGCTGGCAGACGGCCCAGGCCGCCACCTGGCAGCGCGCGGTCCCCGGGCGTACGCCACTGGCCTCCACCCAGGTGGAGTACTCGCTGCTCAACCGGCACGTCGAGCACGAGGTCGTGCCCGCGGCCCGGGCGCTCGGCCTCGGCGTGCTGCCCTGGTCGCCGCTGGGCCGTGGCGTGCTCACGGGCAAGTACCGCACCGGCACCCCGTCCGACTCCCGTGCCGCCACCGAGCACTTCGGCCGGTTCGTCGGCGCCTACCTCGACGAGCGGGCCCGCGGCATCGTCGAGGCCGTCGCCCGCGCCGCCGACGGACTGGGCTGGTCGCCGCTGGAGGTCGCCCTCGTCTGGGTGCGCGACCGCCCCGGGGTCACCGCACCGATCGTCGGCGCGCGCACCGCCGCCCAGCTCGACGGCGCTCTCGGCACCGAGGAGCTGACCCTGCCACCGGAGATCGTCGAGGCCCTCGACGACGTGTCCACCGACTGA
- a CDS encoding transcription antitermination factor NusB produces the protein MTSRRRPVDKARRAALDVLTAVRVDDAYANLVLPQVLRKHGLDGRDAGLATELASGAIRMHGLYDAVIDACLTRPRLQPEVRDVLRLGTHQLLSMRVPDHAAISTSVDLVRASVGQGPAGLVNAVLRTVSRRDLAGWVAEVAPDAATDPHGHLAVARSHPRWVVDALAEALGSDDELDALLEADNAAPRVTLVARPGLASVEELEAAGGTRTGRSPYAVTLTGGDPGAVPAVAEGRAGVQDEGSQLVAIALADAPLEGRDSRWLDLCAGPGGKSALLGALAARRGAVLLANERQPHRAALVASALRALPDGTAHVVAGDGVRPAWVPGTFDRVLVDAPCSGLGALRRRPESRWRRRPDDVAELAGLQQALLDAALESVRPGGVVVYATCSPVVAETTEVVRSVLARRADADEVDRFQLWPHRDGTDAMFASTLRRRAWSDRD, from the coding sequence GTGACTAGCCGACGCCGGCCGGTCGACAAGGCGCGCCGTGCCGCGCTCGACGTCCTGACCGCCGTGCGCGTGGACGACGCGTACGCCAACCTCGTGCTGCCCCAGGTGCTGCGCAAGCACGGGCTCGACGGCCGCGACGCCGGCCTGGCCACCGAGCTGGCGTCGGGCGCCATCCGGATGCACGGGCTCTACGACGCCGTCATCGACGCCTGCCTCACCCGTCCGCGCCTGCAGCCCGAGGTGCGCGACGTGCTGCGGCTCGGCACGCACCAGCTGCTCTCCATGCGGGTGCCCGACCACGCCGCGATCTCCACCAGCGTCGACCTCGTCCGGGCGAGCGTGGGCCAGGGCCCGGCGGGGCTGGTCAACGCCGTGCTGCGCACCGTCAGCCGCCGCGACCTCGCCGGGTGGGTCGCCGAGGTCGCGCCCGATGCGGCGACCGACCCGCACGGCCACCTCGCCGTGGCCCGCTCCCATCCCCGCTGGGTGGTCGACGCGCTGGCCGAGGCGCTCGGCTCCGACGACGAGCTCGACGCGCTGCTCGAGGCCGACAACGCGGCCCCGCGGGTCACCCTCGTCGCCCGACCCGGCCTGGCGAGCGTCGAGGAGCTCGAGGCCGCCGGCGGCACCCGCACCGGACGCTCGCCCTACGCCGTCACGCTGACCGGTGGCGACCCGGGTGCCGTCCCGGCCGTCGCCGAGGGCCGCGCCGGCGTGCAGGACGAGGGGTCCCAGCTCGTCGCGATCGCCCTCGCCGACGCTCCGCTGGAGGGCCGCGACTCCCGCTGGCTCGACCTGTGCGCCGGCCCCGGCGGCAAGTCGGCGCTGCTCGGCGCCCTCGCCGCTCGACGCGGAGCCGTGCTCCTCGCCAACGAGCGCCAGCCCCACCGTGCGGCGCTCGTCGCGTCGGCCCTGCGGGCACTGCCCGACGGGACCGCACACGTGGTCGCCGGCGACGGCGTCCGGCCGGCGTGGGTGCCGGGCACCTTCGACCGCGTGCTCGTCGACGCCCCCTGCTCCGGGCTGGGCGCGCTCCGACGCCGACCCGAGTCGCGCTGGCGGCGACGGCCCGACGACGTCGCGGAGCTGGCGGGCCTCCAGCAGGCGCTGCTCGACGCCGCGCTGGAGTCGGTGCGACCCGGCGGCGTGGTGGTCTACGCGACCTGCTCGCCCGTCGTCGCCGAGACCACCGAGGTGGTGCGCTCGGTGCTCGCCCGACGCGCCGACGCCGACGAGGTCGACCGCTTCCAGCTCTGGCCGCACCGCGACGGCACCGACGCGATGTTCGCCTCCACCCTGCGGCGCCGGGCCTGGTCCGACAGGGACTGA
- a CDS encoding SCO1664 family protein, whose protein sequence is MIPDLPEGFPTGELTLHGRVLPASNATFVGEVDGVRVVYKPIAGERPLWDFPDGTLAAREVAAYAVSEALGWDVVPPTVLREGPHGPGMVQLWRDEVPDASPVDIVGEGEVPPGYRHVFDGLDAHDRAVSLVHEDSDPLRRMALFDVVVNNADRKGGHVLPMPDGHRHGVDHGLTFHVEHKLRTVLWGFVGEPISPDEADGLRRLAAALDGALGAVLSGLLVDDEVATTVRRVARLLAAGEFPGPASSAYPVIPWPPF, encoded by the coding sequence GTGATCCCTGACCTGCCCGAGGGCTTCCCCACCGGGGAGCTGACGCTCCACGGACGGGTGCTGCCGGCCTCCAACGCGACCTTCGTCGGCGAGGTCGACGGCGTGCGGGTGGTCTACAAGCCGATCGCGGGGGAGCGGCCTCTCTGGGACTTCCCCGACGGCACGCTGGCCGCGCGCGAGGTGGCTGCGTACGCCGTCTCGGAGGCGCTGGGCTGGGACGTCGTGCCGCCCACGGTCCTGCGCGAGGGGCCGCACGGGCCTGGCATGGTGCAGCTGTGGCGCGACGAGGTGCCTGACGCCTCGCCCGTCGACATCGTCGGCGAGGGGGAGGTGCCGCCCGGCTACCGCCACGTCTTCGACGGCCTCGACGCCCACGACCGGGCCGTGTCGCTGGTGCACGAGGACAGCGACCCCCTGCGCCGCATGGCGCTCTTCGACGTGGTCGTCAACAACGCCGACCGCAAGGGCGGACACGTCCTCCCCATGCCCGACGGGCACCGCCACGGCGTCGACCACGGGTTGACCTTCCACGTGGAGCACAAGCTGCGCACCGTGCTGTGGGGCTTCGTCGGCGAGCCGATCAGCCCCGACGAGGCCGACGGCCTGCGCCGACTCGCTGCCGCGCTCGACGGCGCGCTCGGGGCTGTCCTCTCGGGCCTCCTGGTCGACGACGAGGTGGCGACCACCGTGCGGCGGGTCGCCCGGCTCCTCGCCGCGGGCGAGTTCCCCGGCCCCGCGTCGTCGGCGTACCCCGTCATCCCCTGGCCGCCGTTCTGA
- the corA gene encoding magnesium/cobalt transporter CorA, giving the protein MIVDNAYYHQGRRVPLGGEDQSLGIARVPCDSGDFQWIGMHDPSPEELERVAKEFDLHPLAVEDAGDSHQRPKLERYGDTLFLVLKTLWYVDEDDAVETGEINVFVGADFVVTVRHGLGLDLADARRDLERRATVLEHGPMAVLYAICDRVVDEYERVGASLEEDVDEVEASVFSAMRTDDSSRIYVLKREIAEVRRAVLPLREPMRQLEAGGDDRITAETATYFRDVVDHLQRVAEVVDNLDALLSTAFDAHTARISVQQNDDMRKISAGAAVIVVPTLIAGIYGMNFTHMPELQWTYGYPFALLLMVGSAIVLIVWFKRSGWL; this is encoded by the coding sequence GTGATCGTCGACAACGCGTACTACCACCAGGGCAGGCGGGTCCCGCTCGGCGGCGAGGACCAGAGCCTGGGCATCGCCCGGGTGCCGTGCGACTCCGGCGACTTCCAGTGGATCGGCATGCACGACCCGAGCCCCGAGGAGCTCGAGCGCGTCGCCAAGGAGTTCGACCTCCACCCGCTCGCGGTCGAGGACGCCGGCGACTCCCACCAGCGGCCCAAGCTCGAGCGCTACGGCGACACGTTGTTCCTCGTGCTCAAGACGCTGTGGTACGTCGACGAGGACGACGCGGTCGAGACCGGCGAGATCAACGTCTTCGTCGGCGCGGACTTCGTGGTGACCGTCCGCCACGGCCTGGGCCTCGACCTCGCCGACGCGCGCCGCGACCTCGAGCGCCGGGCGACCGTGCTCGAGCACGGGCCGATGGCGGTGCTCTACGCCATCTGCGACCGGGTCGTCGACGAGTACGAGCGCGTGGGCGCGTCGTTGGAGGAGGACGTCGACGAGGTCGAGGCCTCGGTGTTCTCCGCCATGCGCACCGACGACTCCTCCCGCATCTACGTCCTCAAGCGCGAGATCGCCGAGGTCCGGCGCGCCGTGCTCCCGCTCCGCGAGCCGATGCGCCAGCTCGAGGCGGGTGGCGACGACCGGATCACGGCCGAGACCGCCACCTACTTCCGCGACGTCGTCGACCACCTGCAACGCGTCGCCGAGGTGGTCGACAACCTCGACGCCCTGCTGTCGACGGCCTTCGACGCGCACACCGCCCGCATCTCGGTGCAGCAGAACGACGACATGCGCAAGATCTCCGCCGGGGCAGCGGTGATCGTGGTCCCCACCCTGATCGCCGGGATCTACGGGATGAACTTCACCCACATGCCCGAGCTGCAGTGGACCTACGGCTACCCGTTCGCGCTGCTGCTCATGGTCGGCTCCGCGATCGTTCTCATCGTCTGGTTCAAGCGGTCCGGCTGGCTGTGA
- a CDS encoding MmcQ/YjbR family DNA-binding protein produces the protein MTRPACPEDVDAICGGLPETELGISWGDRPTWKVPRGEKGKGFVLYRAPHKTAVDPETGEMWDDLVVITTPTEVEKNALVADESTPFFTIDHFRGHSAVLVRLSRLGEIDRDELEEIITDAWAAKAPRKLVREHLGD, from the coding sequence GTGACCAGGCCGGCCTGCCCCGAGGACGTCGACGCGATCTGCGGCGGCCTGCCGGAGACCGAGCTGGGGATCTCGTGGGGCGACCGGCCGACCTGGAAGGTCCCTCGCGGCGAGAAGGGCAAGGGCTTCGTGCTCTACCGGGCACCGCACAAGACGGCGGTCGACCCCGAGACCGGCGAGATGTGGGACGACCTGGTGGTCATCACGACCCCGACCGAGGTCGAGAAGAACGCGCTCGTCGCGGACGAGTCGACCCCGTTCTTCACCATCGACCACTTCCGCGGCCACAGCGCCGTGCTGGTGCGGCTCTCGCGGCTCGGGGAGATCGACCGCGACGAGCTGGAGGAGATCATCACCGACGCCTGGGCCGCCAAGGCGCCCAGGAAGCTGGTGCGGGAGCACCTCGGTGACTAG
- a CDS encoding histidine phosphatase family protein: protein MPTVILVRHGRSTANATGVLAGRQPGVHLDETGLRQAVAVGERLAGVRLAAAVTSPLERCRETCREITRRQASPLRAGTDKQLSECDYGDWQGRPLKDLAKERLWTTVQAQPSAATFPGGESMRAMQDRAVAAVRRHDARVAAEHGEDAVWVAVSHGDVIKSILADALGTHLDLFQRIHVDPASVSVVRYTESRPFVIGTNTHAGDLAWLTPPPKSRRAPRGRRADAEVGGGAGPQTDGS from the coding sequence ATGCCCACCGTGATCCTCGTGCGCCACGGCCGGTCGACGGCCAACGCGACCGGCGTCCTGGCCGGACGACAGCCCGGCGTCCACCTCGACGAGACCGGACTGCGGCAGGCGGTCGCGGTCGGCGAGCGGTTGGCGGGCGTACGCCTCGCCGCGGCGGTGACCAGCCCGCTCGAGCGGTGCCGCGAGACGTGTCGCGAGATCACCCGGCGCCAGGCGAGCCCGCTGCGCGCGGGCACCGACAAGCAGCTGTCCGAGTGCGACTACGGCGACTGGCAGGGGCGTCCCCTCAAGGACCTCGCCAAGGAGAGGCTCTGGACGACCGTCCAGGCCCAGCCGTCGGCGGCGACGTTCCCGGGCGGGGAGTCGATGCGGGCGATGCAGGACCGAGCGGTGGCCGCAGTCCGGCGCCACGACGCGCGGGTCGCGGCCGAGCACGGCGAGGACGCCGTGTGGGTCGCGGTGAGCCACGGCGACGTCATCAAGTCCATCCTCGCCGACGCGCTGGGCACCCACCTCGACCTCTTCCAGCGCATCCACGTCGACCCGGCCTCGGTGTCGGTCGTGCGCTACACCGAGTCGCGTCCCTTCGTCATCGGCACCAACACCCATGCCGGCGACCTCGCCTGGCTGACCCCGCCGCCGAAGTCACGGCGAGCCCCGCGGGGCCGACGCGCGGACGCCGAGGTGGGTGGAGGCGCAGGCCCCCAGACGGACGGGTCCTAG
- a CDS encoding AAA family ATPase codes for MPLRGEDLARHPVRRIEARGDHELAPGRYPASVPAVAQVMNEGLDLGPGVTFLVGENGSGKSTLVEAVAVAFGLSPEGGSTHSRHSTRPTESPLSDALQLVRGAGASRWGFFLRAETMHGWYSYVEDLGGDIAFHEMSHGESFLAVLESRFTGPGFFCLDEPEAALSFSSTLGLVAALQRVVARRGQVLCATHSPVLAAMPGARILEAGPWGLREAAWDELEVVEHWRRYLADPWAYLRHLQDD; via the coding sequence ATGCCACTGCGGGGAGAGGACCTTGCCCGCCATCCCGTACGCCGGATCGAGGCGCGCGGTGACCACGAGCTCGCTCCCGGCCGCTATCCCGCCTCCGTCCCCGCCGTCGCCCAGGTGATGAACGAGGGGCTCGACCTGGGGCCGGGAGTCACCTTCCTCGTCGGCGAGAACGGCTCGGGCAAGTCGACCCTGGTCGAGGCAGTGGCCGTGGCATTCGGGCTCTCGCCTGAGGGCGGCAGCACCCACAGCCGGCACTCGACACGGCCCACCGAGTCGCCGCTCAGCGACGCGCTCCAGCTGGTGCGTGGCGCCGGGGCGAGCAGGTGGGGCTTCTTCCTGCGGGCCGAGACGATGCACGGGTGGTACTCCTACGTCGAGGACCTCGGCGGCGACATCGCGTTCCACGAGATGAGCCACGGCGAGTCGTTCCTGGCCGTGCTGGAGTCGCGGTTCACCGGGCCGGGGTTCTTCTGCCTCGACGAGCCGGAGGCCGCCCTGTCGTTCTCCTCGACGCTGGGCCTGGTCGCGGCCCTGCAGCGGGTGGTCGCGCGACGCGGTCAGGTGCTGTGCGCGACGCACTCCCCCGTGCTGGCCGCCATGCCCGGGGCGCGGATCCTGGAGGCCGGGCCGTGGGGGCTGCGCGAGGCGGCCTGGGACGAGCTCGAGGTGGTGGAGCACTGGCGTCGCTACCTCGCCGACCCGTGGGCCTACCTGCGGCACCTCCAGGACGACTGA